In uncultured Bacteroides sp., the following proteins share a genomic window:
- a CDS encoding alpha/beta hydrolase-fold protein, producing MKRLTILAAGLLMCVMTFAQQALWGVPQVISPEIHDNNTVTFRLKAPKAVKVQVTGDFLPTQKMKTPYGEFDAPGFADLTEGKDGIWEYTTSNQLKPELYSYSLIVDGLRTIDPNNVYLNRDVASITNIFIIGGERADLYKVNKVPHGTVSRIWYNSPTLGMERRMTVYTPAGYETSGKRYPVFYLLHGMGGDEEAWVALGRTAQILDNLIAKGKAKPMIIVMTNGNASQEAAPGESSLGLVPPNTQLPKTMEGSFEMAFPDVVKFVDNNYRTIKSKSGRAIAGLSMGGFHSMHISKQFPDLFNYVGLFSAAILPNKDVKAPIYQDLEGKLKVQFSKKPALYWIAIGKADFLYKANEDYRKLLDEKGYKYTYYETGEGHIWKNWRIYLTEFAPLLFK from the coding sequence ATGAAAAGATTAACAATTTTAGCTGCAGGGCTGCTAATGTGCGTAATGACTTTTGCGCAACAAGCCCTTTGGGGAGTACCACAGGTTATCTCTCCTGAAATTCACGACAACAACACTGTTACTTTCCGACTGAAGGCTCCTAAGGCGGTAAAAGTACAAGTTACGGGAGATTTTCTTCCTACACAGAAAATGAAGACTCCTTACGGAGAATTTGATGCACCTGGCTTTGCTGATTTAACGGAAGGAAAAGATGGAATATGGGAATATACCACTTCTAATCAATTAAAACCGGAACTTTACAGTTATTCACTTATTGTAGACGGGCTGAGAACTATCGATCCGAATAATGTATATCTTAACCGTGATGTCGCTTCTATTACTAATATATTCATCATCGGTGGCGAACGTGCCGATTTATATAAAGTAAACAAAGTACCTCACGGAACCGTATCCCGCATTTGGTACAATAGTCCTACGCTGGGCATGGAGCGTCGCATGACGGTTTACACTCCAGCCGGATACGAAACCAGTGGAAAGCGTTATCCTGTTTTTTATCTGCTGCATGGTATGGGTGGTGACGAAGAAGCCTGGGTAGCTCTTGGACGCACTGCACAGATTCTTGATAATCTTATTGCAAAAGGTAAAGCAAAACCTATGATTATAGTCATGACAAACGGTAATGCCTCTCAGGAAGCCGCACCCGGAGAATCTTCTCTCGGTCTCGTTCCTCCTAATACACAATTACCCAAAACTATGGAAGGTTCTTTCGAAATGGCTTTTCCAGATGTAGTAAAATTCGTCGATAATAATTATCGCACCATTAAAAGTAAATCGGGTCGTGCCATCGCTGGTCTTTCAATGGGAGGTTTTCACTCCATGCATATCTCCAAACAATTCCCCGATCTGTTCAATTATGTAGGTTTGTTCTCTGCAGCCATTTTACCAAACAAAGATGTGAAAGCTCCTATCTATCAAGACCTTGAAGGTAAATTAAAAGTTCAGTTTTCCAAAAAACCGGCTCTTTACTGGATCGCTATCGGCAAAGCCGACTTCCTATATAAGGCTAATGAAGATTATCGCAAACTTTTGGATGAAAAAGGATACAAATATACTTATTACGAAACAGGTGAAGGACATATTTGGAAAAACTGGCGCATATATCTTACAGAATTTGCTCCTTTATTATTCAAATAA
- a CDS encoding RagB/SusD family nutrient uptake outer membrane protein encodes MKTKYLYLLLIGLLSVIGTGCEDRLDILKHGNLGAEESFYKTDDDAQQASANLYSSVRSQYYNWFFTKNILSDDVWCGGGSRGDNASMEQLNEYNFGTDHSMIEGLYSGLYNVIYNANLIIDKIEANSEVKQRAIAEAKFFRAWAHFELVTMFGTAPAIDHLLQSNEYRQSNGTPETTWKLIESDLNEVIGSGALPSKSDVNDQTTSIRVTKEVAEAYLGKAQLFQGKYAESAATLDKVIESDKYSLYQGGYDKLLHAVANNSCESMLECQMRNDPEKIWSVFTMLHIMQGWRTDKLNYSTSAKAYIATGTYGFANPRKDLYDAFVAMEGKNGYRLNCTMHTYEQMDNAGITLQSGAYLYGSEGYFMWKNRPLKEDCVQDFPGFQALQYINLRIMRYAEVLLMAAEAHIKGGVSQAKALKYINEVRTRAQLPALTTVSLDDVKKEKRLELCLESVRYQDLIRWGDASSVMGEQGKEVPSYSAKGIEYLNKNTIFGFKEKHKLLPIPAKELRVNPNMHQNNNW; translated from the coding sequence ATGAAAACGAAATATTTATATCTATTGCTAATAGGCCTTCTTTCTGTGATAGGTACCGGTTGCGAGGATCGTTTAGACATACTCAAGCATGGCAATTTAGGTGCAGAAGAAAGTTTCTATAAAACGGATGATGATGCACAACAAGCTTCTGCAAATCTTTACAGCAGTGTACGAAGTCAGTATTATAACTGGTTCTTTACCAAAAACATACTTTCCGATGATGTTTGGTGTGGTGGTGGTTCGCGTGGTGACAATGCTTCCATGGAGCAGCTGAATGAATATAATTTTGGAACAGATCATTCAATGATTGAAGGTTTGTATTCCGGTCTTTATAATGTCATTTATAATGCCAACCTTATTATAGATAAGATCGAAGCAAACTCTGAAGTTAAGCAGCGGGCTATTGCCGAAGCTAAATTCTTCCGCGCCTGGGCACATTTTGAGTTGGTCACCATGTTTGGAACAGCCCCTGCCATTGATCATCTGTTACAATCGAATGAATACCGTCAGAGTAACGGAACTCCTGAAACTACCTGGAAACTAATAGAAAGTGATTTAAATGAAGTGATAGGTTCCGGCGCATTGCCTTCTAAGAGTGATGTAAACGACCAGACAACCAGCATCCGTGTTACTAAAGAGGTGGCAGAAGCCTACCTCGGAAAAGCACAACTGTTTCAGGGTAAATATGCAGAATCTGCTGCAACCTTAGACAAAGTAATTGAATCTGATAAATATAGTCTATATCAAGGCGGCTATGACAAATTACTCCATGCTGTAGCAAATAACAGTTGTGAATCTATGCTGGAATGTCAGATGCGTAACGATCCTGAAAAAATATGGTCTGTATTCACCATGTTGCATATCATGCAAGGCTGGCGTACCGACAAATTGAATTACAGTACCAGTGCTAAGGCATATATTGCAACAGGAACCTATGGATTTGCTAATCCGCGTAAAGATCTTTACGATGCATTTGTAGCCATGGAAGGTAAAAACGGTTATCGTTTGAATTGTACCATGCACACATATGAACAAATGGATAATGCAGGAATCACATTACAGAGCGGCGCTTACCTATATGGTTCTGAAGGATATTTCATGTGGAAAAATCGTCCGTTAAAAGAAGATTGTGTACAAGATTTTCCAGGATTTCAGGCTTTACAGTATATCAATCTGCGTATCATGCGTTATGCCGAAGTATTGCTAATGGCAGCAGAAGCTCATATAAAAGGTGGCGTTAGTCAAGCAAAAGCTTTAAAATATATCAATGAAGTGCGTACCCGTGCTCAATTACCAGCTTTAACCACCGTTTCGTTAGATGACGTAAAGAAAGAAAAACGTCTGGAACTTTGTCTGGAAAGTGTACGTTATCAGGATTTAATCCGCTGGGGAGACGCCTCGTCTGTTATGGGTGAACAAGGTAAAGAAGTTCCAAGCTATTCGGCTAAGGGCATTGAATACTTAAATAAAAATACTATCTTTGGTTTCAAAGAAAAGCACAAATTATTACCAATCCCTGCAAAGGAATTACGGGTAAATCCGAATATGCATCAGAATAATAACTGGTAA
- a CDS encoding glycoside hydrolase family 3 N-terminal domain-containing protein: protein MMKKILFSLLAAGSILTASAQTVKTAIPRDPKIEQQVETLLKKMTLEEKIGQMTELTIDILAKRTNPFEGMNLQNPKVDDLKKILKKYNLEKKFDLSKGMPNKENMMSIYMAIMEIENKKGFQIDEALLDSVIGKYKVGSILNVPNSLAQTKEAWEAIIRKIQDKSMKTIGIPCIYGVDQIHGTTYTQGGTFFPQGINMAATFNRSLVRKGSTISAYETKAGSIPWTYAPVLDLGRDARWPRMWENYGEDCYVNAEMGRESILGFQGEDPNHIDNNHVAACLKHYMGYGVPVSGKDRTPSSITLQDMREKHFAPFLEGIKAGALSVMVNSASNNGLPFHANYELLTKWLKEDLQWDGMIVTDWADINNLYSRDKIASSKKEAIKLAINAGIDMSMVPYEWSFCTYLKELVQENEVPMSRIDDAVRRVLRMKYRLGLFDKPVYNNKDFPLFGSKEHADAALQAAQESLVLLKNTDRILPLSTGKKLLVTGPNANSMRTLNGGWSYSWQGDKADMCATQYNTILEALTNKFGKDEVIYEPGVTYKQGGLYWEENAPEIDKAVASAANADYIIACIGENSYCETPGNLTNLSLSKNQLDLVKALAKTGKPVILILNEGRPRILNEIEPLTKAVVNIMLPGNYGADALANLLTGNVNFSGKMPYTYPKDINSLFTYDYKPCEDLDKMEGAYNYDAVMSVQWPFGYGLSYTTFSYSNLKTDKSSFTADDVLTFSVDVTNTGKYVGKESVLLFSSDLVASLTPDIRRLRAFDKVDLQPGETKTVTFKVKASDLAFVGYDGKWILEKGDFRIQTGNQTLTVSCRESRKWGTPNK, encoded by the coding sequence ATCATGAAAAAAATTCTCTTTTCACTGCTTGCTGCCGGGAGTATCCTCACCGCTTCGGCACAAACTGTTAAAACCGCCATTCCCAGGGATCCGAAGATTGAACAGCAAGTAGAAACGTTGCTAAAAAAAATGACTCTTGAGGAGAAAATTGGTCAGATGACCGAGCTCACTATCGATATTCTGGCTAAACGGACTAACCCGTTCGAGGGAATGAATCTGCAGAATCCCAAAGTGGACGATTTGAAAAAGATACTGAAGAAATATAACCTGGAGAAAAAGTTCGACTTATCCAAGGGCATGCCTAACAAAGAAAACATGATGAGTATTTACATGGCCATCATGGAGATAGAGAATAAAAAAGGGTTTCAGATTGACGAAGCTCTGCTCGACAGTGTGATAGGCAAATATAAGGTTGGCTCTATCCTGAATGTACCTAACAGTCTGGCGCAAACAAAAGAGGCCTGGGAAGCTATTATCCGGAAGATACAGGATAAATCGATGAAAACTATCGGCATTCCCTGCATCTATGGTGTAGACCAGATTCATGGCACTACTTATACTCAGGGGGGTACTTTCTTCCCGCAAGGTATCAACATGGCGGCTACGTTCAACCGCTCGCTGGTACGCAAAGGGTCCACCATCTCTGCCTATGAAACCAAAGCCGGAAGTATTCCATGGACCTACGCTCCTGTTCTCGACCTCGGACGTGATGCCCGCTGGCCTCGTATGTGGGAGAATTATGGAGAAGATTGCTATGTCAATGCCGAAATGGGACGCGAATCTATTCTGGGTTTCCAGGGTGAAGATCCAAACCACATTGATAACAATCACGTTGCTGCCTGCTTAAAGCACTATATGGGTTACGGTGTTCCTGTTTCCGGTAAGGACCGCACACCATCTTCCATCACACTACAGGATATGCGCGAGAAGCACTTCGCTCCTTTTCTCGAAGGTATCAAGGCGGGTGCATTGTCTGTCATGGTCAATTCGGCAAGTAACAACGGTCTCCCCTTCCATGCCAACTACGAACTGCTCACAAAATGGTTGAAGGAAGATCTTCAATGGGACGGTATGATTGTAACCGACTGGGCCGATATCAACAACCTTTATTCTCGTGATAAGATTGCATCCAGCAAAAAAGAGGCTATCAAGCTGGCTATCAATGCCGGTATCGACATGTCCATGGTACCTTACGAATGGAGCTTCTGTACTTACCTCAAGGAACTGGTACAGGAAAACGAAGTGCCTATGAGTCGCATTGACGATGCCGTACGACGCGTACTGCGTATGAAGTACCGTCTGGGACTATTCGATAAACCTGTTTATAACAATAAAGATTTTCCTTTGTTCGGAAGTAAAGAGCATGCTGATGCTGCCTTGCAGGCTGCCCAGGAATCGCTTGTTTTACTAAAGAACACTGATCGTATCTTACCTTTAAGCACAGGAAAGAAATTACTGGTAACCGGACCAAATGCCAACTCCATGCGTACCCTCAACGGAGGCTGGTCGTACTCCTGGCAGGGCGACAAAGCAGATATGTGTGCCACTCAGTACAACACAATCCTTGAAGCACTCACTAATAAATTCGGTAAAGATGAGGTGATTTACGAACCGGGAGTAACCTATAAACAGGGTGGTCTCTACTGGGAAGAAAATGCTCCCGAAATTGATAAGGCTGTTGCCAGTGCTGCCAATGCTGATTATATCATTGCTTGCATCGGCGAAAATTCATACTGTGAAACTCCGGGCAATCTCACAAATCTGTCTCTTTCAAAGAATCAGCTCGACCTCGTTAAGGCGCTTGCCAAGACTGGCAAACCGGTTATTCTGATCCTGAACGAAGGTCGTCCACGCATCTTAAACGAAATTGAACCTCTCACAAAAGCTGTGGTAAACATCATGTTGCCGGGTAATTATGGTGCCGATGCTCTGGCTAATCTCTTAACCGGTAATGTTAATTTCAGCGGAAAGATGCCTTATACTTATCCAAAGGATATCAATTCATTGTTTACGTACGACTATAAGCCTTGTGAGGACCTGGATAAAATGGAAGGTGCTTACAATTACGATGCGGTGATGTCTGTTCAATGGCCTTTCGGATACGGATTGAGCTACACCACCTTTAGTTACAGTAACCTGAAGACTGACAAATCTTCTTTTACTGCCGATGATGTGCTTACCTTCAGTGTAGATGTTACAAATACCGGCAAATATGTGGGTAAGGAAAGTGTACTGTTGTTCAGCAGTGACCTCGTAGCTTCTCTTACTCCTGATATCCGTCGCCTGCGTGCTTTCGATAAAGTTGATCTGCAACCCGGAGAGACTAAAACGGTTACTTTCAAGGTAAAAGCTTCCGATCTGGCTTTCGTTGGCTATGATGGTAAGTGGATTCTGGAGAAAGGTGATTTCCGTATTCAAACGGGTAATCAAACATTGACTGTTTCTTGTCGTGAAAGTCGGAAGTGGGGTACTCCTAATAAATAA
- a CDS encoding TonB-dependent receptor: MKHNEMKRLTALILFLLMGIPFLLAQKTVKVSGKITDDSNETMIGVSIMEKGTNNGIITDLNGNYSLFVHEGATIVYSYIGYITQEKKAVAGTMNITMKENQKVLEEVVVVGYGVQKKSSVTGAISQVKTEDIQNRTISNAQQALQGKTAGVQIIQTSAAPGSSPTIRIRGYSSNAASSPLYVVDGIRLSDISGIDPNDIASMEVLKDAASAAIYGAEAGNGVVLITTKKGKSGEGKIAYDFQYSVQSLARIPKMLNSEQYIDYMVEGSTFTRDYLLKNWDGVTNTSWSDVAFGNSQMQKHNLAFTGGGDKGNYYLSLTYLDNNGIVKGNADTYNRMTATINSEYQIKKWLKVGTTNQIEKYNVRTVSSNNEYGSLLTSILQLDPLTPDTYTNENLPANMQIALNDGKHLLQDENGNYYAVSKFLACEQYHPMIMRDNGIDRNSGFNVNGSIYGDFKPFKDLTITSRLGYRLSGARSSTTSLPFYGNSVQSRDYLSQSGQSSTSIYYQWENFANYMKSFDKHTVSAMVGMSYQESTYDYVSGSLSANGEDALQKNDPLFYYLNYGASSATKSVGGEKTRSAKMSYFGRVGYDYAGKYMLQASLRADAADLSFLPSTNRWGYFPAVSAGWSVSEEKFFMPLKEKINSLKLRASWGQNGSLSALSGYPYSTDMTTSGIYPFTLDNYYITGAHPSTMGNDKLKWETSEQINIGFDARFLRSRLTFGLDYFDKKTKDLLVWNTTPSLAIGGSTSPMNAGNVSNKGLEFELSWRDHIRDFNYSVRANLATLKNKVTYIDPSINRIEGTKFHTSYVTYFEKGYPVYYFRGYKFTGVDSETGEPTFADLDKSGGLSEGDISYIGDAIPDFTYGITLAAAWKGFDLTIFGTGSQGNDIFNCINRPDFKASNKLKEVFYDNRWTVDNKAGTVPRAGAMYMDKYQLSDALVYDGSYFKIKQIQFGYSFPQKWLKKIFVNNLRIYGSLDDFITFTSYPGFDPEAAASTTSGMGIDKGSYPCSKKVVFGLNIEF; the protein is encoded by the coding sequence ATGAAGCACAATGAAATGAAAAGGCTGACAGCCTTAATTCTTTTTCTTTTAATGGGCATACCTTTCTTGCTGGCTCAAAAAACAGTAAAGGTATCGGGAAAAATTACCGACGACTCTAATGAAACAATGATAGGGGTCAGTATAATGGAAAAAGGTACTAATAATGGTATCATTACAGATTTGAACGGTAATTATTCGTTATTCGTGCATGAAGGTGCAACAATTGTATACTCATACATCGGATACATTACACAAGAGAAAAAGGCTGTTGCAGGAACAATGAACATTACAATGAAAGAAAATCAGAAAGTTCTGGAAGAAGTTGTAGTGGTTGGTTACGGCGTACAAAAGAAAAGCTCTGTTACCGGTGCTATTTCACAGGTAAAAACCGAGGATATACAAAACCGCACCATCAGCAATGCTCAACAAGCATTACAAGGTAAAACAGCCGGTGTACAGATTATTCAAACTTCTGCTGCTCCGGGTTCTTCACCAACCATACGCATACGTGGATACTCCTCTAACGCGGCTTCCAGTCCTTTGTATGTAGTCGATGGTATCCGCTTATCAGATATTTCCGGCATTGATCCAAACGATATCGCCTCAATGGAAGTATTAAAAGATGCTGCATCAGCAGCTATTTATGGTGCCGAAGCCGGCAATGGCGTTGTTCTTATCACAACAAAAAAAGGTAAATCCGGTGAAGGGAAAATTGCATACGATTTTCAATATTCAGTTCAATCGTTGGCACGTATTCCTAAGATGCTAAATTCTGAACAATACATCGATTATATGGTTGAAGGTTCTACTTTTACAAGAGACTATTTGCTAAAAAACTGGGATGGTGTAACGAATACATCCTGGTCGGATGTCGCATTCGGGAATAGTCAGATGCAAAAACACAACTTAGCTTTCACAGGTGGCGGAGATAAAGGTAACTACTATCTATCACTTACTTATCTTGATAATAATGGTATTGTAAAAGGCAATGCTGATACATATAACCGTATGACTGCTACTATTAATTCTGAATATCAGATTAAGAAATGGCTAAAAGTTGGAACAACTAATCAGATTGAAAAATATAATGTCCGTACAGTTTCATCCAATAATGAGTACGGAAGTCTGCTTACCTCTATTTTGCAACTCGACCCACTTACCCCGGATACTTATACCAATGAGAATCTGCCGGCTAACATGCAGATAGCCTTGAACGATGGCAAACATTTGTTACAGGATGAAAACGGTAATTACTATGCCGTGTCCAAATTCCTGGCATGTGAGCAATATCATCCAATGATTATGCGCGACAATGGCATTGACAGAAATAGTGGTTTCAATGTGAACGGTTCCATTTATGGAGACTTCAAACCATTCAAAGACCTCACAATAACATCTCGTTTAGGATACCGTTTGTCCGGAGCAAGAAGTTCCACTACTTCTTTACCATTTTACGGGAACTCTGTACAGAGCAGGGATTATCTGAGTCAAAGCGGCCAATCTTCTACTTCAATCTATTATCAATGGGAAAATTTTGCCAATTACATGAAGAGTTTCGACAAACATACAGTCTCTGCTATGGTGGGTATGTCTTATCAAGAATCCACTTATGATTATGTCAGCGGTAGTCTGTCGGCTAATGGAGAAGATGCATTGCAAAAGAACGATCCGTTATTTTATTATCTCAACTATGGAGCATCTTCTGCTACAAAAAGTGTGGGTGGTGAAAAAACCCGTTCTGCAAAGATGTCTTATTTTGGTCGAGTTGGTTATGATTATGCCGGGAAATATATGTTGCAGGCATCACTTCGTGCAGATGCTGCCGATCTCTCTTTTTTACCATCAACCAATCGTTGGGGATACTTCCCTGCAGTCTCAGCAGGATGGTCTGTTTCCGAAGAAAAGTTTTTTATGCCTCTGAAAGAAAAAATAAACAGCTTAAAACTACGCGCAAGCTGGGGACAAAATGGTAGCCTTTCAGCATTAAGCGGTTATCCTTACAGTACAGACATGACAACAAGTGGCATTTATCCTTTCACACTCGATAATTATTACATTACAGGTGCACATCCTTCTACTATGGGTAATGACAAACTTAAATGGGAAACATCTGAGCAGATTAACATTGGATTTGATGCTCGCTTTCTACGAAGCCGTCTGACATTTGGTCTGGATTATTTTGACAAAAAAACGAAAGACTTATTGGTATGGAACACTACTCCATCATTAGCTATCGGTGGTAGTACTTCACCAATGAATGCAGGCAATGTAAGTAATAAAGGGTTGGAATTTGAATTGAGCTGGAGAGATCATATTCGCGACTTCAATTACAGCGTTCGTGCAAATTTAGCTACTTTAAAGAATAAAGTAACTTATATTGATCCTTCCATTAATCGTATTGAGGGTACCAAATTTCACACAAGTTACGTAACTTACTTTGAAAAGGGATATCCTGTGTATTATTTCCGAGGTTACAAATTCACGGGGGTAGATTCCGAGACCGGTGAACCAACCTTTGCCGATTTAGACAAAAGCGGCGGACTCTCAGAAGGTGATATCTCCTATATTGGCGATGCTATACCTGATTTTACTTACGGTATAACACTTGCAGCTGCCTGGAAAGGCTTCGACCTGACAATTTTTGGAACTGGATCACAGGGAAATGACATTTTCAATTGCATCAATCGTCCGGATTTTAAGGCTTCCAATAAATTAAAGGAAGTATTCTATGACAATCGCTGGACTGTTGATAATAAAGCAGGAACAGTACCTCGTGCTGGTGCTATGTATATGGATAAATACCAACTTTCCGATGCATTGGTTTATGATGGCTCATACTTCAAAATCAAGCAAATTCAGTTTGGCTATTCTTTCCCTCAAAAATGGTTAAAGAAAATCTTTGTAAATAATCTCCGTATTTATGGCTCTTTAGACGACTTTATCACTTTTACCAGTTATCCGGGATTTGATCCGGAAGCTGCAGCAAGCACAACTTCAGGTATGGGTATTGATAAAGGTTCATATCCCTGTTCAAAGAAAGTTGTATTCGGTTTAAACATTGAATTTTAA
- a CDS encoding glycoside hydrolase family 3 C-terminal domain-containing protein, whose protein sequence is MKKHIISTILISGTLVACSPGTPRLGKSSIDDVIAAMTLEEKAHLVVGTGMEGFSGDSAVVGETKSLVPGAAGTTYPIHRLGIPAVVLADGPAGLRINPKRQGDSATYYCTHFPIGTLLASTWNQELVQQVGSAIGNEVLEYGADVLLAPAMNIHRNPLCGRNFEYYSEDPVVAGKIAASYVKGVQSNGVGTSIKHFAANNQESNRMATDARVSPRALREIYLKGFEIAVKEAEPWTVMSSYNYLNGIYTSENLELLTTLLRNEWGYKGMVMTDWFGGKNAIAQMLAGNDLLEPGTPKQLEMIINGVKQGKLSESVLNRNVRRILEMIIKTPRFKGYQYSNKPDLKAHAAVTRQSATEGMVLLKNDNKALPFSADVKNVALFGCTSYDFIAGGTGSGNVNRAYTVSLLEGLKNAGYIIDNTLKVAYEEHIADENKRNTPDKSNKYATFMPLPRPTEKIFSQQMLKEQAAKSDVALITLGRTSGEFLDRKQNDFNLSKEEQQMLKDICEAFHAAGKKVVIVLNIGGVIETASWKEVPDAILLAWQAGQEGGNSVADVLSGKTSPSGKLPMTFPIKFEDAASSANFPTEGKMSSMDFTNHGKKKSEVKLWDYSDYEENIYVGYRYFDSFNKEVSYPFGYGLSYTTFQYTNPTLKTENNVYTVTVNVKNTGQVAGKEIVELYVSAPVNAKLPKPEKELKAFAKTKELKPGETVVVSLKLNATDLASYSEKESAWVVDEGSYKFLIGASSRDIKATLKTNLSASSQKMHNILNLQKPINILEK, encoded by the coding sequence ATGAAGAAACACATAATTAGCACGATTCTTATTTCCGGCACATTAGTAGCCTGCAGCCCCGGCACTCCCAGGTTAGGGAAATCTTCCATTGACGATGTGATTGCTGCCATGACCCTCGAAGAAAAAGCGCATCTGGTAGTAGGTACTGGTATGGAAGGATTTTCCGGTGACAGCGCAGTTGTCGGTGAAACAAAAAGTTTAGTTCCCGGTGCAGCGGGAACTACTTATCCAATTCATCGGTTAGGCATTCCCGCAGTAGTACTGGCAGATGGACCTGCCGGACTCCGCATAAATCCTAAACGCCAGGGAGACAGCGCAACTTACTATTGTACCCACTTTCCTATCGGAACGTTGCTGGCTTCTACATGGAATCAGGAATTAGTACAGCAAGTTGGTTCGGCTATCGGAAATGAAGTCCTGGAGTATGGCGCAGACGTGCTCCTGGCACCTGCTATGAACATACACCGCAATCCGTTGTGCGGACGAAATTTCGAGTACTATTCTGAAGATCCGGTAGTTGCCGGAAAAATTGCAGCCTCGTATGTAAAAGGAGTACAAAGCAATGGCGTAGGAACCTCCATCAAACATTTTGCAGCAAATAATCAGGAAAGTAACCGTATGGCAACCGATGCTCGTGTCTCTCCCCGTGCCTTGCGTGAAATTTATCTGAAAGGTTTCGAGATTGCCGTGAAAGAAGCTGAACCATGGACCGTAATGTCTTCCTACAATTATCTGAACGGCATCTATACCTCCGAGAATCTTGAATTACTAACCACCCTCCTTCGTAATGAATGGGGCTATAAAGGAATGGTTATGACGGACTGGTTCGGCGGTAAGAATGCTATTGCACAAATGCTGGCTGGTAACGATTTGCTGGAACCGGGAACTCCCAAACAACTGGAAATGATTATCAACGGAGTAAAACAAGGTAAACTCAGTGAATCTGTATTAAACCGTAATGTAAGGCGCATTCTAGAGATGATTATCAAAACTCCGCGCTTCAAAGGATATCAATATTCCAATAAGCCCGATCTGAAAGCACATGCAGCCGTTACCCGCCAGTCGGCAACAGAAGGTATGGTCTTATTGAAAAACGATAATAAAGCATTACCGTTCTCTGCTGATGTAAAAAATGTGGCATTGTTTGGATGTACGTCTTATGACTTTATTGCCGGTGGCACTGGTTCGGGTAATGTAAACCGGGCATATACAGTTTCTTTATTAGAGGGATTAAAAAACGCTGGGTACATCATTGACAATACGTTGAAAGTTGCGTATGAGGAACACATTGCTGACGAGAATAAGCGTAACACTCCCGATAAGTCCAACAAGTATGCAACCTTTATGCCTCTGCCACGTCCTACGGAAAAGATATTTTCTCAGCAAATGCTGAAAGAACAGGCAGCAAAATCGGATGTTGCCCTTATCACGCTGGGACGTACCTCAGGCGAATTTCTCGATCGTAAACAAAACGATTTTAATCTGAGCAAAGAAGAGCAACAGATGCTAAAAGACATCTGTGAGGCATTCCATGCTGCAGGTAAAAAAGTTGTGATAGTGCTAAACATTGGTGGTGTAATCGAAACAGCTTCCTGGAAAGAGGTACCCGATGCTATTCTGCTTGCATGGCAGGCTGGTCAGGAAGGTGGAAACAGCGTTGCCGATGTATTGAGTGGCAAAACATCTCCTTCAGGTAAACTACCGATGACTTTCCCTATAAAGTTTGAAGATGCGGCTTCTTCTGCCAATTTTCCTACAGAGGGTAAAATGAGCAGTATGGATTTCACAAACCACGGTAAAAAGAAATCAGAAGTAAAACTGTGGGACTATTCGGATTACGAAGAAAATATCTATGTTGGCTACCGCTACTTTGACAGCTTCAACAAAGAGGTTTCTTATCCGTTTGGTTACGGATTGTCTTACACAACATTCCAGTATACAAATCCAACCCTCAAAACTGAAAACAATGTCTATACAGTTACAGTAAACGTAAAAAACACAGGTCAGGTTGCCGGCAAAGAAATTGTAGAACTCTATGTTTCCGCCCCAGTTAATGCAAAGTTGCCAAAACCGGAAAAAGAACTGAAAGCGTTTGCCAAAACCAAAGAGTTGAAGCCGGGAGAAACAGTTGTTGTTTCGTTGAAATTAAATGCCACAGATCTGGCATCATATAGCGAAAAGGAATCGGCATGGGTAGTAGATGAAGGATCATATAAGTTTTTAATCGGTGCTTCCTCACGTGACATCAAAGCCACCCTGAAAACAAATCTGTCTGCATCTTCTCAAAAAATGCATAACATACTGAATTTGCAAAAGCCAATAAACATTTTAGAGAAATAA